The Algiphilus sp. genome window below encodes:
- a CDS encoding ATP-binding cassette domain-containing protein, producing MSDAVIAATGLAKRFADGRRTLTVFENVDVRVAEGESLAIVGASGAGKSTLLHLLGGLEKPDDGSVLVDGTDIARLSDADRSRLRNRALGFVYQFHHLLPEFSALDNVAMPLLLRRQSRQQARATAREVLDRVGLGEREDHKPAELSGGERQRAAVARALVTRPRALLADEPTGNLDRENAERVFELLLELNREYGTALVVVTHDEHLAARMQRIHSLDSGQGGAWRDSRQEASPAQS from the coding sequence ATGAGTGATGCCGTCATCGCCGCCACCGGGCTGGCCAAGCGTTTCGCGGACGGTCGGCGCACGCTGACCGTGTTCGAGAATGTCGATGTGCGCGTGGCGGAGGGCGAATCGCTGGCCATCGTCGGCGCCAGCGGTGCCGGCAAGTCGACGCTGCTGCATCTGCTCGGCGGGCTGGAGAAACCGGACGACGGCTCGGTGCTGGTGGACGGCACCGACATCGCGCGCCTGTCCGACGCCGACCGCAGCCGGCTGCGCAATCGCGCGCTCGGCTTCGTCTACCAGTTCCACCATCTGCTGCCCGAGTTCAGCGCGCTGGACAACGTCGCGATGCCGCTGCTGCTGCGGCGCCAGTCGCGTCAGCAGGCGCGGGCCACGGCGCGCGAGGTGCTGGACCGCGTCGGACTGGGTGAGCGCGAGGATCACAAGCCCGCCGAGCTGTCCGGCGGCGAACGCCAGCGTGCCGCCGTGGCGCGGGCGCTGGTGACGCGTCCGCGCGCGCTGCTGGCCGACGAGCCCACCGGCAATCTCGATCGCGAGAACGCCGAGCGCGTCTTCGAGCTGCTGCTCGAGCTCAACCGCGAGTACGGCACCGCGCTGGTGGTGGTGACGCACGATGAGCATCTCGCCGCGCGCATGCAGCGCATCCATTCGCTGGACAGTGGCCAGGGCGGCGCGTGGCGCGACTCCCGGCAGGAAGCCTCCCCGGCGCAGTCCTAG